From the genome of Actinacidiphila yeochonensis CN732, one region includes:
- a CDS encoding P-II family nitrogen regulator: MKLITAVVKPHRLDEVKEALQAFGVHGLTVTEASGYGRQRGHTEVYRGAEYTVDLVPKIRIEILVEDSDADDLIEVVVKAARTGKIGDGKVWSLPVDTAVRVRTGERGPDAL; encoded by the coding sequence GTGAAGCTCATCACCGCCGTCGTCAAGCCGCACCGGCTCGACGAGGTCAAGGAGGCCCTCCAGGCCTTCGGCGTGCACGGCCTGACCGTCACCGAGGCCAGCGGCTACGGCCGCCAGCGCGGCCACACCGAGGTCTACCGCGGCGCGGAGTACACCGTCGACCTGGTGCCGAAGATCCGCATAGAGATCCTGGTGGAGGACTCCGACGCCGACGACCTGATCGAGGTGGTGGTCAAGGCCGCCCGAACGGGGAAGATCGGTGACGGGAAGGTGTGGAGCCTTCCGGTCGACACCGCCGTCAGGGTCCGCACCGGCGAACGCGGCCCCGACGCGCTCTGA
- the ffh gene encoding signal recognition particle protein encodes MFDTLSDRLADTFKSLRGKGRLTEADVDATAREIRIALLEADVALPVVRAFIANVKQRALGAEVSKALNPGQQVIKIVDQELVQILGGETRRLRFAKQPPTVIMLAGLQGAGKTTLAGKLGQWLKKQGHTPLLVACDLQRPNAVNQLSVVAERAGVAVFAPEPGNGVGDPVKVAQDSIAYARTQQYDVVVVDTAGRLGIDQEMMRQAADIRDAVRPDEILFVVDAMIGQDAVNTAEAFRDGVGFDGVVLSKLDGDARGGAALSIAHVTGKQIMFASNGEKLDDFDAFHPDRMASRILGMGDMLTLIEQAEQTLDRAEAEKMAAKLAKGPKEFTLDDFLSQMEQVRKMGSLSKILGMLPGMGQIRDQINSLDERDVDRTAAIIKSMTPGERADPHIINGSRRARIARGSGVEVSAVKNLVERFFEARKMMSRMAQGGGMPGMPGMPGMGGAGKQKKQQKQAKGRRQSGNPLKRKAEEEAAAARREQQQNAADGEGGSPFGLPGGKDFELPDDFKKFMG; translated from the coding sequence GTGTTCGATACCCTTTCCGATCGCCTTGCGGACACCTTCAAGAGCCTGCGAGGCAAAGGGCGTCTGACCGAAGCGGACGTCGACGCCACAGCGCGGGAGATCCGTATCGCGCTGCTGGAAGCCGACGTCGCGCTCCCGGTCGTCCGGGCCTTCATCGCGAACGTCAAGCAGCGGGCGCTCGGTGCGGAGGTCTCCAAGGCGCTCAACCCCGGCCAGCAAGTGATCAAGATCGTCGACCAGGAGCTCGTGCAGATCCTGGGCGGCGAGACCCGGCGGCTGCGGTTCGCCAAGCAGCCGCCGACCGTGATCATGCTCGCCGGCCTCCAGGGCGCCGGCAAGACCACCCTGGCCGGCAAGCTCGGCCAGTGGCTGAAGAAGCAGGGCCACACCCCGCTGCTGGTCGCCTGCGACCTCCAGCGCCCCAACGCGGTCAACCAGCTGTCGGTCGTCGCCGAGCGGGCCGGCGTCGCGGTCTTCGCGCCCGAGCCGGGCAACGGCGTGGGCGACCCGGTGAAGGTCGCGCAGGACTCGATCGCCTACGCCAGGACGCAGCAGTACGACGTGGTCGTCGTCGACACCGCGGGCCGGCTGGGCATCGACCAGGAGATGATGCGGCAGGCCGCGGACATCCGCGACGCCGTGCGGCCGGACGAGATCCTGTTCGTCGTCGACGCGATGATCGGCCAGGACGCGGTGAACACCGCGGAGGCGTTCCGCGACGGCGTCGGCTTCGACGGCGTGGTGCTCTCCAAGCTCGACGGCGACGCGCGCGGCGGCGCCGCCCTGTCGATCGCGCACGTGACCGGCAAGCAGATCATGTTCGCGTCGAACGGCGAGAAGCTCGACGACTTCGACGCCTTCCACCCCGACCGGATGGCCTCGCGCATCCTCGGGATGGGCGACATGCTCACGCTGATCGAGCAGGCCGAGCAGACGCTCGACCGCGCCGAGGCCGAGAAGATGGCGGCCAAGCTCGCCAAGGGCCCCAAGGAGTTCACGCTCGACGACTTCCTGTCCCAGATGGAGCAGGTCCGCAAGATGGGCTCGCTCTCCAAGATCCTCGGCATGCTGCCGGGCATGGGGCAGATCCGCGACCAGATCAACAGCCTGGACGAGCGCGACGTCGACCGCACCGCCGCGATCATCAAGTCCATGACCCCGGGCGAGCGCGCCGACCCGCACATCATCAACGGCTCCCGCCGCGCCCGCATCGCGCGCGGCTCGGGCGTCGAGGTCAGCGCGGTGAAGAACCTGGTGGAGCGGTTCTTCGAGGCCCGCAAGATGATGTCGCGGATGGCACAGGGCGGCGGCATGCCGGGGATGCCCGGGATGCCGGGCATGGGCGGCGCGGGCAAGCAGAAGAAGCAGCAGAAGCAGGCCAAGGGCCGGCGCCAGAGCGGCAACCCGCTGAAGCGCAAGGCCGAGGAGGAGGCCGCCGCCGCCCGCCGCGAGCAGCAGCAGAACGCGGCCGACGGCGAGGGCGGCAGCCCGTTCGGCCTGCCGGGCGGCAAGGACTTCGAGCTGCCCGACGACTTCAAGAAGTTCATGGGCTGA
- a CDS encoding RNA-binding protein: protein MLEEALEHLVKGIVDNPDDVQVDMRTLRRGSVLEVRVHPDDLGKVIGRNGRTARALRTVVGALGGRGVRVDLVDVDQVR from the coding sequence GTGCTTGAGGAGGCCCTTGAGCACCTGGTGAAGGGCATCGTCGACAACCCCGACGATGTGCAGGTCGACATGCGCACCCTGCGCCGCGGCAGCGTGCTGGAGGTCCGGGTCCACCCCGACGACCTCGGCAAGGTGATCGGGCGCAACGGCCGGACGGCGCGTGCTCTGCGCACCGTCGTCGGCGCGCTCGGCGGGCGGGGTGTCCGCGTCGACCTGGTCGACGTCGACCAGGTGCGCTGA
- a CDS encoding [protein-PII] uridylyltransferase, which produces MTDSVEGQGHSYAAARLHLLTEEARPGPPRRAALSALTDRWLAGLAAHAAADTGATGWALAAVGGYGRGELSPRSDLDLLLLHTGRGSDGVAALADRLWYPVWDLGLALDHSVRTPDEARRAAAEDLKVNLGLLDARHLAGDGSLTSRLRSAVLADWRNRAADRLPALRELCAERAERQGELSYLLEPDLKEARGGLRDATALRAVAASWLADAPREGLEEARNQLLDTRDALHLVTGRATDRLALQEQDQIAAALGLLDADALLRQVYEAARRITYASDVTWREVARVLRARGSRPRRRLLGLGRAARSVAPAAASSGPERVPLAEGVVELEGEAVLALTARPERDPVLPLRAAAAAAQAGLPLSPHAVRRLAAAARPLPSPWPAEAREQLVTLLGAGEAAVPVWEALEAEGLVTRLIPDWERVRCRPQRNAVHRFTVDRHLVETAVRASALTRRVGRPDLLLTAALLHDMGKGWPGDHSEAGEVIARDLGARIGFGPADTETLALLVRHHLLLIETATRRDLDDPETIRTVAEAVRDTATLELLAALTEADALATGPAAWSTWRASLLADLVVRVAGALDTGQLPDNTDPDPTAEEERLAVEAARTGGPVLSLRARAEPPAAPPAGTEPAGGATEAGAAAEAADGGEAAGGGALGVELLLAVPDRPGLVAQAAGVLALHRLTVRAADLRAVDPAGIGPVALLNWRVAAEYGALPEAGRLRADLARAFDGSLDIEARLAEREAAYPRRRGITPPPPRVTVAPGHTSQTATVLEVRAHDAPGLLHRIGLALTAAAVTVRSARISTLGANAVDAFYVVGKDGDPLPADRAAEVARQVEAALR; this is translated from the coding sequence GTGACCGACAGCGTCGAAGGGCAAGGCCACAGCTACGCGGCGGCCCGGCTGCACCTGCTCACCGAGGAGGCGCGGCCCGGGCCGCCGCGCCGTGCCGCCCTGTCGGCGCTCACCGACCGGTGGCTGGCCGGCCTGGCCGCCCACGCCGCAGCCGACACCGGCGCCACCGGCTGGGCGCTGGCCGCCGTGGGCGGGTACGGCCGCGGCGAGCTCTCCCCGCGCAGCGACCTCGACCTGCTCCTGCTGCACACCGGCCGGGGCTCCGACGGTGTCGCCGCCCTGGCCGACCGCCTCTGGTACCCCGTCTGGGACCTCGGCCTCGCCCTGGACCACTCGGTACGCACCCCCGACGAGGCCCGCCGCGCCGCCGCCGAGGACCTCAAGGTCAACCTCGGCCTGCTCGACGCCCGCCACCTGGCCGGCGACGGCTCCCTCACCTCCCGGCTGCGCAGCGCCGTCCTCGCCGACTGGCGCAACCGGGCCGCCGACCGGCTGCCCGCGCTGCGCGAGCTGTGCGCCGAGCGCGCCGAACGCCAGGGCGAGCTGTCCTACCTCCTCGAACCCGACCTCAAGGAAGCCCGCGGCGGCCTGCGGGACGCCACCGCGCTGCGCGCCGTGGCCGCCTCCTGGCTGGCCGACGCACCCCGGGAGGGCCTGGAGGAGGCCCGCAACCAGCTCCTGGACACCCGCGACGCCCTCCACCTGGTCACCGGCCGCGCCACCGACCGGCTCGCCCTCCAGGAGCAGGACCAGATCGCCGCCGCCCTGGGCCTGCTCGACGCCGACGCGCTGCTGCGCCAGGTCTACGAGGCGGCCCGCCGCATCACCTACGCCAGCGACGTCACCTGGCGCGAGGTGGCCCGGGTGCTGCGGGCCCGAGGCAGCCGCCCGCGCCGCCGCCTGCTGGGCCTCGGCCGCGCCGCCCGGTCCGTCGCCCCGGCCGCCGCCTCCTCCGGACCCGAGCGGGTGCCGCTCGCCGAGGGCGTGGTGGAGTTGGAGGGCGAGGCGGTCCTCGCGCTGACCGCCAGGCCCGAGCGCGACCCCGTCCTGCCGCTGCGGGCCGCGGCGGCGGCGGCCCAGGCCGGCCTGCCGCTTTCGCCGCACGCCGTGCGGCGGCTGGCCGCCGCCGCCCGCCCGCTGCCGTCCCCCTGGCCGGCCGAGGCCCGCGAACAGCTCGTCACCCTGCTCGGCGCGGGCGAGGCCGCTGTCCCCGTATGGGAGGCGCTGGAGGCCGAGGGCCTGGTCACCCGGCTCATCCCCGACTGGGAGCGGGTGCGCTGCCGCCCGCAGCGCAACGCCGTGCACCGCTTCACCGTCGACCGGCACCTGGTGGAGACCGCCGTGCGCGCCTCCGCCCTCACCCGCCGGGTGGGCCGCCCCGACCTGCTGCTGACCGCCGCGCTCCTGCACGACATGGGCAAGGGCTGGCCCGGCGACCACAGCGAGGCCGGCGAGGTCATCGCCCGCGACCTGGGCGCCCGGATCGGCTTCGGCCCCGCCGACACCGAGACCCTCGCCCTGCTGGTCCGCCACCACCTGCTGCTGATCGAGACCGCCACCCGGCGCGACCTGGACGACCCCGAGACCATCCGGACCGTCGCCGAGGCGGTCCGCGACACCGCAACGCTGGAACTGCTCGCCGCGCTCACCGAGGCGGACGCCCTGGCCACCGGTCCGGCGGCCTGGAGCACCTGGCGGGCCTCCCTGCTCGCCGACCTCGTGGTCCGCGTGGCCGGCGCCCTGGACACCGGGCAGCTCCCCGACAACACCGACCCGGACCCCACCGCGGAGGAGGAGCGGCTCGCCGTGGAAGCCGCCCGTACCGGCGGCCCGGTGCTCTCCCTGCGGGCCCGCGCCGAGCCGCCCGCGGCGCCGCCCGCCGGTACGGAGCCGGCCGGGGGCGCGACGGAGGCCGGCGCCGCCGCGGAGGCGGCGGACGGTGGGGAGGCGGCGGGCGGCGGGGCGCTGGGCGTCGAACTGCTGCTGGCCGTGCCCGACCGGCCCGGCCTGGTGGCGCAGGCCGCTGGCGTGCTGGCGCTGCACCGGCTCACCGTGCGCGCCGCCGACCTGCGGGCCGTCGATCCGGCCGGGATCGGTCCCGTCGCGCTGCTGAACTGGCGGGTCGCCGCGGAGTACGGGGCGCTCCCGGAGGCCGGGCGGCTGCGCGCCGACCTCGCCCGGGCCTTCGACGGCTCCCTGGACATCGAGGCGCGGCTGGCCGAGCGGGAGGCCGCCTACCCCCGGCGGCGCGGCATCACCCCGCCCCCGCCCCGGGTCACCGTGGCCCCCGGCCACACCTCGCAGACCGCCACCGTCCTGGAGGTCCGCGCGCACGACGCCCCCGGGCTGCTGCACCGCATCGGCCTGGCGCTGACCGCCGCCGCCGTCACCGTCCGCTCGGCCCGCATCTCCACCCTGGGCGCGAACGCCGTCGACGCCTTCTACGTCGTCGGCAAGGACGGCGACCCGCTGCCCGCCGACCGGGCGGCAGAGGTGGCCCGGCAGGTGGAGGCGGCCCTGCGCTGA
- the rpsP gene encoding 30S ribosomal protein S16, translating into MAVKIKLKRLGKIRSPHYRIIVADARTRRDGRAIEEIGLYHPVQNPSLIQVDSERAQHWLSVGAQPTEPVLAILKLTGDWQKFKGEPAPAPLLQPEPKADKRALFEAAAKDTADEPKGEAITPKAKKADKAEKKAEDAEAAAPAESTEA; encoded by the coding sequence GTGGCAGTCAAGATCAAGCTGAAGCGTCTGGGCAAGATCCGTTCGCCTCACTACCGCATCATCGTCGCCGACGCTCGCACCCGCCGTGACGGCCGGGCGATCGAGGAGATCGGCCTGTACCACCCGGTGCAGAACCCCTCGCTCATCCAGGTCGACTCCGAGCGCGCGCAGCACTGGCTCTCGGTCGGCGCCCAGCCGACGGAGCCGGTCCTCGCGATCCTGAAGCTCACCGGCGACTGGCAGAAGTTCAAGGGCGAGCCCGCGCCGGCCCCGCTGCTCCAGCCGGAGCCGAAGGCCGACAAGCGCGCGCTGTTCGAGGCCGCTGCCAAGGACACCGCCGACGAGCCCAAGGGCGAGGCGATCACCCCGAAGGCGAAGAAGGCCGACAAGGCTGAGAAGAAGGCCGAGGACGCCGAGGCTGCCGCCCCGGCCGAGTCCACCGAGGCCTGA
- the proS gene encoding proline--tRNA ligase, protein MAKAPVLTPQADDFPRWYQDLINKAELADNGPVRGTMVIRPYGYGLWERMQADMDARIKGVGAQNAYFPLFIPQSYLTREAEHVEGFAPELAVVTHGGGKELEEPIVVRPTSETIINEYFSKWVQSYRDLPLLINQWANVVRWELRPRLFLRTTEFLWQEGHTAHATEQDAREFASRIQRDVYADFMRNVLAMDVVLGRKTAKERFAGATNTLTLEGMMGDGKALQLGTSHELGQNFAKAFNTSYLSKDGAQEHVWQTSWGSTTRMIGALVMMHGDDNGLRVPPQLAHVQVVVLAIKGDDAVVAKVQEVGEKLREAGLRVVVDDRTDTPFGRRAVDWELKGVPVRVEIGPRDLESGTAMLARRIPGGKAPVELDALAGLLPKVLEEDQAQLLRESSDRRLARTVDVATIEEAAEAAATGWARIPWADLGPEGEAKLAEQGVSVRCLVAADGSVPQSDDEPGALAIVARAY, encoded by the coding sequence ATGGCAAAGGCTCCCGTTCTCACCCCCCAGGCGGACGACTTCCCGCGCTGGTACCAGGACCTGATCAACAAGGCCGAACTCGCCGACAACGGCCCGGTCCGCGGCACCATGGTGATCAGGCCGTACGGATACGGCCTGTGGGAGCGGATGCAGGCCGACATGGACGCGCGGATCAAGGGCGTCGGCGCGCAGAACGCCTACTTCCCGCTCTTCATCCCGCAGTCGTACCTGACGCGCGAGGCCGAGCACGTGGAGGGCTTCGCGCCGGAGCTGGCGGTCGTCACCCACGGCGGCGGCAAGGAGCTGGAGGAGCCGATCGTCGTCCGGCCCACCTCCGAGACGATCATCAACGAGTACTTCTCCAAGTGGGTGCAGAGCTACCGCGACCTGCCGCTGCTGATCAACCAGTGGGCCAACGTGGTCCGCTGGGAGCTGCGCCCGCGGCTGTTCCTGCGCACCACCGAGTTCCTGTGGCAGGAGGGCCACACCGCGCACGCCACCGAGCAGGACGCGCGCGAGTTCGCCTCCCGCATCCAGCGCGACGTCTACGCGGACTTCATGCGGAACGTCCTGGCGATGGACGTGGTGCTGGGCCGCAAGACCGCCAAGGAGCGGTTCGCCGGAGCCACCAACACCCTCACCCTTGAGGGCATGATGGGCGACGGCAAGGCGCTCCAGCTGGGCACCAGCCACGAGCTCGGCCAGAACTTCGCCAAGGCGTTCAACACCTCCTACCTGTCCAAGGACGGCGCCCAGGAGCACGTGTGGCAGACGTCCTGGGGCAGCACGACGCGGATGATCGGCGCCCTGGTGATGATGCACGGCGACGACAACGGCCTGCGGGTCCCGCCGCAGTTGGCGCACGTCCAGGTCGTGGTGCTGGCGATCAAGGGCGACGACGCCGTGGTGGCCAAGGTCCAGGAGGTCGGTGAGAAGCTGCGCGAGGCGGGTCTGCGGGTGGTCGTCGACGACCGCACCGACACCCCCTTCGGGCGGCGTGCCGTGGACTGGGAGCTCAAGGGCGTCCCGGTGCGGGTCGAGATCGGTCCGCGCGACCTGGAGTCGGGCACCGCGATGCTCGCCCGCCGCATTCCGGGCGGCAAGGCGCCGGTGGAGCTCGACGCGCTGGCCGGCCTGCTGCCCAAGGTGCTGGAGGAGGACCAGGCGCAGCTGCTGCGGGAGTCCAGCGACCGGCGGCTGGCGCGGACGGTCGACGTGGCCACCATCGAGGAGGCCGCGGAGGCCGCCGCCACCGGCTGGGCCCGCATCCCGTGGGCCGACCTCGGCCCCGAGGGTGAGGCCAAGCTCGCCGAGCAGGGCGTCTCCGTGCGCTGCCTGGTCGCCGCCGACGGCTCCGTCCCGCAGTCCGACGACGAGCCCGGCGCGCTGGCGATCGTGGCCCGCGCCTACTGA
- a CDS encoding DUF402 domain-containing protein, whose amino-acid sequence MPLATPGGSAPLLPGTPVLVRLVKAGREKVGYDAEVVADDGGRVTVTAPWSLPEARDFGFTVFAPGDVFTEHYWRDRWYAVKEVRTAGGELKGWYCDVTRPVVVDGGVLVSEDLDLDLWVSADGTDVRRLDEDEFAASGLSARDPEAAGNAVRALDALERAALGAGGLEQLTR is encoded by the coding sequence ATGCCCCTCGCCACGCCCGGCGGCTCCGCGCCGCTGCTCCCCGGTACCCCGGTCCTCGTCCGCCTGGTCAAGGCCGGGCGGGAGAAGGTCGGTTACGACGCCGAGGTAGTGGCGGACGACGGGGGGCGGGTGACCGTCACCGCGCCCTGGTCGCTGCCGGAGGCGCGGGACTTCGGCTTCACGGTGTTCGCGCCCGGGGACGTCTTCACCGAGCACTACTGGCGGGACCGCTGGTATGCCGTCAAGGAGGTCAGGACCGCCGGCGGCGAGCTGAAGGGCTGGTACTGCGACGTGACGCGCCCGGTCGTCGTCGACGGCGGCGTGCTCGTCTCCGAGGACCTGGACCTCGACCTGTGGGTGTCGGCCGACGGTACGGACGTACGGCGACTGGACGAGGACGAGTTCGCGGCCAGCGGCCTCTCCGCGCGGGACCCGGAAGCGGCCGGGAACGCGGTGCGCGCGCTGGACGCGCTGGAGCGGGCCGCGCTCGGCGCCGGGGGGCTGGAGCAGCTCACCCGCTGA
- the rimM gene encoding ribosome maturation factor RimM (Essential for efficient processing of 16S rRNA), which produces MQLVVGRIGRAHGIKGEVSVDVRTDEPELRLAPGAVLATDPASTGPLTIATGRVHSGRLMLRFEGVTDRNGAEALRGTLLIAEVDPEETPEDPEEFYDHQLVDLDVVTVDGREVGRIAEISHLPYHDLLVVRRPDGGEVLVPFVAEIVPEIDLEEQRAVIDPPPGLLDDAAAEVAGSRDEAPRQDSGTAQDGTADADGKAAADVEDGS; this is translated from the coding sequence GTGCAGCTCGTAGTCGGCCGGATCGGCCGCGCCCACGGCATCAAGGGCGAGGTCAGCGTCGATGTGCGCACCGACGAGCCGGAACTGCGGCTCGCCCCCGGAGCCGTCCTCGCCACCGACCCCGCCTCCACCGGGCCGCTCACCATCGCCACCGGCCGGGTCCACAGCGGCCGGCTGATGCTGCGCTTCGAGGGTGTCACCGACCGCAACGGCGCCGAGGCGCTGCGCGGCACCCTCCTCATCGCCGAGGTCGACCCGGAGGAGACCCCCGAGGACCCCGAGGAGTTCTACGACCACCAGCTCGTCGACCTCGACGTCGTGACCGTCGACGGCCGCGAGGTCGGACGGATCGCCGAGATCTCCCACCTGCCCTACCACGATCTCCTCGTGGTGCGGCGCCCCGACGGCGGCGAGGTGCTGGTGCCCTTCGTCGCCGAGATCGTGCCCGAGATCGACCTGGAGGAGCAGCGGGCCGTCATCGACCCCCCTCCTGGGCTGCTCGACGACGCCGCGGCCGAGGTCGCCGGCTCCCGCGACGAGGCGCCTCGCCAGGACTCCGGCACGGCCCAGGACGGGACGGCGGACGCCGACGGCAAGGCCGCCGCGGATGTCGAGGACGGCTCCTGA
- the trmD gene encoding tRNA (guanosine(37)-N1)-methyltransferase TrmD translates to MRIDVVTIFPEYLEPLNVSLVGKARSTGRLDVRVHDLRSWAHDRHNTVDDTPYGGGPGMVMMTGPWGEALDDTLADGYEQGASQPALVVPTPSGRPFTQALAVELSARPWLVFAPARYEGIDSRVTAEYATRMPVYEVSIGDYVLAGGEAAVLVVTEAVARLLPGVLGNAASHADDSFAPGAMADLLEGPVYTKPPVWRGRDIPEVLLSGHHGRIARWRRDEAFRRTAAHRPDLIERADPAAFDRKDREMLSILGWQPGPDGRFGRNPDAVEE, encoded by the coding sequence ATGCGGATCGACGTCGTCACGATCTTCCCCGAGTACCTCGAACCGCTGAACGTCTCCCTGGTCGGCAAGGCCCGCAGCACCGGACGCCTCGACGTCCGGGTGCACGACCTGCGCTCCTGGGCACACGACCGGCACAACACCGTGGACGACACGCCCTACGGTGGCGGCCCCGGCATGGTGATGATGACCGGCCCCTGGGGCGAGGCCCTCGACGACACCCTCGCCGACGGCTACGAGCAGGGCGCGTCCCAGCCCGCCCTGGTGGTGCCCACGCCCAGCGGCCGTCCGTTCACCCAGGCCCTGGCGGTCGAGCTCTCCGCCCGGCCCTGGCTGGTGTTCGCCCCCGCCCGCTACGAGGGCATCGACTCCCGGGTGACGGCGGAGTACGCCACCCGCATGCCGGTGTACGAGGTCTCCATCGGCGACTACGTGCTGGCCGGGGGCGAGGCCGCGGTCCTGGTCGTCACCGAGGCCGTGGCGCGGCTGCTGCCCGGGGTCCTGGGCAACGCCGCCTCGCACGCCGACGACTCCTTCGCGCCCGGGGCCATGGCCGACCTCCTGGAGGGCCCGGTCTACACCAAGCCCCCGGTGTGGCGCGGCCGCGACATCCCCGAGGTGCTGCTCAGCGGCCACCACGGCAGGATCGCCCGCTGGCGCCGCGACGAGGCGTTCCGCCGCACCGCCGCCCACCGCCCGGACCTGATCGAGCGGGCCGACCCGGCCGCCTTCGACCGCAAGGACCGCGAGATGCTCTCCATCCTGGGCTGGCAACCCGGACCCGACGGCCGATTTGGGCGCAACCCCGACGCCGTGGAAGAATGA
- the rplS gene encoding 50S ribosomal protein L19, which yields MANLLEGVKDASLRTDVPVFRPGDTVNVHVRVIEGNRSRVQQFKGVVIRRQGAGVSETFTVRKVSFSVGVERTFPVHTPIVEKIEVVTRGDVRRAKLYYLRELRGKAAKIKEKRER from the coding sequence ATGGCCAACCTGCTCGAAGGCGTCAAGGACGCCAGCCTGCGTACCGACGTCCCGGTCTTCCGCCCCGGCGACACCGTCAACGTCCACGTGCGCGTCATCGAGGGCAACCGCTCCCGTGTGCAGCAGTTCAAGGGCGTCGTCATCCGCCGCCAGGGCGCCGGCGTCAGCGAGACCTTCACGGTCCGCAAGGTCAGCTTCTCCGTCGGCGTGGAGCGCACCTTCCCGGTGCACACCCCGATCGTCGAGAAGATCGAGGTCGTCACCCGCGGCGACGTCCGCCGCGCCAAGCTGTACTACCTGCGTGAGCTGCGCGGCAAGGCCGCGAAGATCAAGGAGAAGCGCGAGCGCTGA